In Vigna radiata var. radiata cultivar VC1973A chromosome 3, Vradiata_ver6, whole genome shotgun sequence, the following proteins share a genomic window:
- the LOC106757658 gene encoding probable galacturonosyltransferase 6 isoform X2 gives MKSSRWWQRTLILALLSVSVVAPVFFVYHRLNLSPYARREFQEDISSVTFRTDPLQLNAIGQEGVEELEEPKEVVYKEKDFGSTNSSIQQKINDCEKSKIQGCRNNILERNEFNQDTRQDLKAQQKELFSIVEDENIFNTTVTHNQSMHTHSKKTADANVEVKDKKSMPRATQNHQSSRPQPRRVLNQKVLEIKDQIIRARAYLGFASPGSSSRLMKELKLRIKEMERALGTATKDSELSRSALQKMRHMEASLSKADRAFPDCTAMATKLRAMNQKTEGEIRYQQRETTYLVHLAARTTPRGVHCLSMQLTADYFALRPEYRKLPNENKINDPKLHHYVVFSDNVLACAVVVNSTISNAKKQGKLVFHVVTNSLNFPAIWMWFLLNPPGKATVHIQSIENFEWLLKYNTFKEQNSSDPRFTSELNYLRFYLPDIFPTLNKVVLFDHDVVVQQDLSRLWNVNMKGKVNAAVGTCQEGETSFHRMDTFINFSDPFIANRFDVNACTWAFGMNLFDLQQWRRQNLTALYHSYLQMGSERPLLKTGSLPLGWLTFYNKTMILDKRWQILGLGYDSDVDKNQIEWAAVIHFDGIRKPWLDIAMGRYRSYWTKFVEFDHPILQRCNLQA, from the exons ATGAAGTCATCGCGTTGGTGGCAGAGGACTCTGATCCTCGCTCTTCTCTCTGTCTCCGTCGTTGCTCCGGTCTTCTTCGTCTATCACCGCCTCAATCTCTCTCCCTAcg CAAGACGAGAGTTTCAAGAAGATATATCCAGTGTT ACATTTAGGACAGATCCTTTACAGCTAAATGCTATTGGACAG GAAGGTGTTGAAGAATTGGAAGAGCCAAAAGAAGttgtttataaagaaaaagattttggtTCAACAAATAGTTCCATACAACAAAAGATTAATGATTGTGAGAAATCTAAAATCCAAGGGTGTAGAAATAACATTTTGGAAAGAAATG AATTTAACCAGGACACAAGGCAGGACCTGAAAGCTCAGCAGAAAGAATTATTCTCCATCGTTGAGGATGAG AACATATTTAATACAACAGTCACACATAACCAGAGCATGCACACTCATTCTAAAAAAACGGCAGATGCTAATGTTGAAGTGAAAGATAAGAAATCTATGCCGAGAGCAACCCAAAATCATCAGAGTTCACGTCCTCAGCCTCGGAGAGTGTTAAATCAGAAGGTTTTAGAAATTAAGGATCAAATTATTAGAGCCCGAGCATACTTGGGTTTTGCTTCACCAGGCAGCAGCTCACGCTTGATGAAGGAGTTGAAGCTGAGAATTAAAGAGATGGAACGTGCACTTGGAACAGCTACTAAGGATTCAGAGCTGTCTAGGAG TGCTTTGCAGAAAATGAGACACATGGAGGCTTCACTGTCTAAAGCAGACCGTGCTTTCCCAGACTGCACTGCTATGGCAACTAAGCTCCGTGCAATGAACCAGAAGACTGAAGGGGAAATTCGTTATCAACAACGTGAAACAACATATCTTGTTCATCTTGCTGCAAGGACTACCCCGAGAGGTGTTCACTGTCTTTCCATGCAGCTAACTGCTGATTACTTTGCCCTGAGACCTGAGTACAGGAAGCTTCcaaatgaaaataagattaatGATCCAAAACTTCATCATTATGTTGTCTTCTCTGACAATGTTCTGGCGTGTGCAGTTGTTGTTAACTCTACTATCTCTAATGCCAAG AAACAGGGGAAACTTGTTTTCCATGTAGTGACCAATTCACTAAACTTTCCTGCAATCTGGATGTGGTTCTTATTAAACCCTCCTGGCAAAGCCACAGTCCACATACAAAGCATAGAGAACTTTGAATGGTTGCTCAAGTACAATACATTCAAAGAACAAAATTCCAGTGATCCAAGATTTACTTCTGAGTTGAACTACCTGCGTTTCTACCTTCCAGATATCTTCCCTACTTTAAATAAGGTTGTGCTCTTTGATCATGATGTCGTGGTGCAACAAGATCTCAGTAGGCTATGGAATGTTAATATGAAAGGGAAAGTAAATGCAGCAGTTGGCACTTGTCAGGAAGGGGAAACTTCATTTCATAGGATGGATACGTTCATAAACTTCTCAGATCCATTCATTGCAAATAGGTTTGATGTCAATGCTTGCACTTGGGCATTTGGGATGAACTTGTTTGATTTACAACAGTGGAGAAGACAAAATTTAACTGCTCTCTATCACAGTTATTTGCAAATG GGTTCCGAGAGGCCATTGTTGAAAACTGGAAGTCTGCCTTTAGGGTGGCTGACCTTCTATAACAAGACTATGATTTTGGACAAACGGTGGCAGATTCTTGGTCTTGGTTATGACTCAGATGTTGATAAAAACCAGATTGAGTGGGCTGCGGTTATACACTTCGATGGAATTAGGAAACCGTGGTTAGACATTGCAATGGGAAGATATAGAAGTTACTGGACCAAATTTGTGGAGTTTGACCACCCTATCTTGCAACGTTGCAATCTCCAGGCGTAG
- the LOC106757658 gene encoding probable galacturonosyltransferase 6 isoform X1 codes for MKSSRWWQRTLILALLSVSVVAPVFFVYHRLNLSPYARREFQEDISSVTFRTDPLQLNAIGQEGVEELEEPKEVVYKEKDFGSTNSSIQQKINDCEKSKIQGCRNNILERNVSEFNQDTRQDLKAQQKELFSIVEDENIFNTTVTHNQSMHTHSKKTADANVEVKDKKSMPRATQNHQSSRPQPRRVLNQKVLEIKDQIIRARAYLGFASPGSSSRLMKELKLRIKEMERALGTATKDSELSRSALQKMRHMEASLSKADRAFPDCTAMATKLRAMNQKTEGEIRYQQRETTYLVHLAARTTPRGVHCLSMQLTADYFALRPEYRKLPNENKINDPKLHHYVVFSDNVLACAVVVNSTISNAKKQGKLVFHVVTNSLNFPAIWMWFLLNPPGKATVHIQSIENFEWLLKYNTFKEQNSSDPRFTSELNYLRFYLPDIFPTLNKVVLFDHDVVVQQDLSRLWNVNMKGKVNAAVGTCQEGETSFHRMDTFINFSDPFIANRFDVNACTWAFGMNLFDLQQWRRQNLTALYHSYLQMGSERPLLKTGSLPLGWLTFYNKTMILDKRWQILGLGYDSDVDKNQIEWAAVIHFDGIRKPWLDIAMGRYRSYWTKFVEFDHPILQRCNLQA; via the exons ATGAAGTCATCGCGTTGGTGGCAGAGGACTCTGATCCTCGCTCTTCTCTCTGTCTCCGTCGTTGCTCCGGTCTTCTTCGTCTATCACCGCCTCAATCTCTCTCCCTAcg CAAGACGAGAGTTTCAAGAAGATATATCCAGTGTT ACATTTAGGACAGATCCTTTACAGCTAAATGCTATTGGACAG GAAGGTGTTGAAGAATTGGAAGAGCCAAAAGAAGttgtttataaagaaaaagattttggtTCAACAAATAGTTCCATACAACAAAAGATTAATGATTGTGAGAAATCTAAAATCCAAGGGTGTAGAAATAACATTTTGGAAAGAAATG TTTCAGAATTTAACCAGGACACAAGGCAGGACCTGAAAGCTCAGCAGAAAGAATTATTCTCCATCGTTGAGGATGAG AACATATTTAATACAACAGTCACACATAACCAGAGCATGCACACTCATTCTAAAAAAACGGCAGATGCTAATGTTGAAGTGAAAGATAAGAAATCTATGCCGAGAGCAACCCAAAATCATCAGAGTTCACGTCCTCAGCCTCGGAGAGTGTTAAATCAGAAGGTTTTAGAAATTAAGGATCAAATTATTAGAGCCCGAGCATACTTGGGTTTTGCTTCACCAGGCAGCAGCTCACGCTTGATGAAGGAGTTGAAGCTGAGAATTAAAGAGATGGAACGTGCACTTGGAACAGCTACTAAGGATTCAGAGCTGTCTAGGAG TGCTTTGCAGAAAATGAGACACATGGAGGCTTCACTGTCTAAAGCAGACCGTGCTTTCCCAGACTGCACTGCTATGGCAACTAAGCTCCGTGCAATGAACCAGAAGACTGAAGGGGAAATTCGTTATCAACAACGTGAAACAACATATCTTGTTCATCTTGCTGCAAGGACTACCCCGAGAGGTGTTCACTGTCTTTCCATGCAGCTAACTGCTGATTACTTTGCCCTGAGACCTGAGTACAGGAAGCTTCcaaatgaaaataagattaatGATCCAAAACTTCATCATTATGTTGTCTTCTCTGACAATGTTCTGGCGTGTGCAGTTGTTGTTAACTCTACTATCTCTAATGCCAAG AAACAGGGGAAACTTGTTTTCCATGTAGTGACCAATTCACTAAACTTTCCTGCAATCTGGATGTGGTTCTTATTAAACCCTCCTGGCAAAGCCACAGTCCACATACAAAGCATAGAGAACTTTGAATGGTTGCTCAAGTACAATACATTCAAAGAACAAAATTCCAGTGATCCAAGATTTACTTCTGAGTTGAACTACCTGCGTTTCTACCTTCCAGATATCTTCCCTACTTTAAATAAGGTTGTGCTCTTTGATCATGATGTCGTGGTGCAACAAGATCTCAGTAGGCTATGGAATGTTAATATGAAAGGGAAAGTAAATGCAGCAGTTGGCACTTGTCAGGAAGGGGAAACTTCATTTCATAGGATGGATACGTTCATAAACTTCTCAGATCCATTCATTGCAAATAGGTTTGATGTCAATGCTTGCACTTGGGCATTTGGGATGAACTTGTTTGATTTACAACAGTGGAGAAGACAAAATTTAACTGCTCTCTATCACAGTTATTTGCAAATG GGTTCCGAGAGGCCATTGTTGAAAACTGGAAGTCTGCCTTTAGGGTGGCTGACCTTCTATAACAAGACTATGATTTTGGACAAACGGTGGCAGATTCTTGGTCTTGGTTATGACTCAGATGTTGATAAAAACCAGATTGAGTGGGCTGCGGTTATACACTTCGATGGAATTAGGAAACCGTGGTTAGACATTGCAATGGGAAGATATAGAAGTTACTGGACCAAATTTGTGGAGTTTGACCACCCTATCTTGCAACGTTGCAATCTCCAGGCGTAG
- the LOC106757657 gene encoding photosystem II reaction center W protein, chloroplastic, with protein MASIIAGTPTTSISRTGLVLKRPFGVSSSTVLGLPAMGSRAGKVRCSMEEKPSMQESSSKAGVGASLLAAACAATMSSPAMALVDERLSTEGTGLPFGLSNNLLGWILLGVFALIWALFFVYTSTLEEDEESGLSL; from the exons ATGGCATCCATCATCGCCGGCACCCCTACAACCTCTATCTCTCGCACAGGTCTTGTACTCAAACGACCTTTTGGGGTCTCATCCTCCACCGTTCTTG GATTGCCAGCAATGGGTAGTAGGGCAGGGAAAGTGAGATGCTCGATGGAGGAAAAACCATCCATGCAGGAAAGCAGTTCAAAGGCAGGAGTGGGAGCATCCTTGCTAGCAGCTGCATGCGCCGCAACCATGTCAAGCCCAGCCATGGCTTTGGTGGATGAGAGACTGAGCACTGAAGGGACAGGGCTTCCCTTTGGGCTTAGCAATAACCTTCTTGGTTGGATCCTGTTGGGTGTCTTTGCTCTTATATGGGCTCTCTTCTTTGTCTACACTTCCACTCTTGAAGAGGATGAAGAGTCTGGGTTGTCCCTCTAA